A window of Candidatus Paceibacterota bacterium genomic DNA:
TTGTCCGAAATCCTTTCAAGTGTTTATAGTTCAATTTTCAAAGTTAGTCGCAGTATTGAATATTATATAAACACTCCTGTTGACGAAAGCTCAATTCGTGAAGTTGGAAGGTATAGTGATTTGTATCAAACTTCAAACGAAAAAAACCTAATTTTCTTTCTGGAAAAGATCTCTTCAGATTTTAACTTCCAAGAGGGTAGGAGATTTTATGAAGTAATGATCTCAAAAATTAGTTCAGCCGATTCTCTTCGACTTGAGTTGGTGGATTTTGCAACAAAACACCTTAGCGGATTCCGCGGTGATATAAGCGAGGATCATGGTGAGTGGTCGAATAAGGTATTTATTACTTCCCTTAGACTTCTATCAGTTCTGTCTGTGATAAATTTAGCAAAAGATTCGAGATGGAAAGTGTCTACGTCGGTTAGGGAGTATGTAAGATGGCTTGAGGAAGTTCATGGAATAATTAACAAATATTCTCTTGAGGATGACTGGTCTGCTATTTCTGATTTTGTTGATGATGAAACGTCTGAGATTGAATGGAAGTCAACATTTTTTACACCAACAGAGCAAATGTATTCTTCTAAAGAATCAGATTCTTTAGTTAGTAGAAGTATATTTGGCAAAATATCAAAAACAGTATTGGGGATGATGAATACTTCAGGCGGAACTATTCTCGTTGGACTTGTAGAAAACCCGAAATTAATCATACGAGCTGATATTTCCGAGAAGTTAATATGCAAAAATGGAAAAACATTTTATGATGTCGGTTATGAACTAAGTCAGATTGGTAGGTCTCTTGATAGTGTTAGGCTTCAAATGCTTGAAAATTTGAAGAATATGACGGATGAGTCATCGGAAAAATTTAATGATCTTTTCACATTTATTCCTTTGCAAATTAAGTCGGGAGGCGCTTCGGTTACAATTGTAAAAATTCAGATTAAAAAAGGGGCTAGAAAGTTCTATTCAGTTAAAAAAGAAAATAATTCAGTTTGGATTTCTCTAGCAATGCGTGCTATGGGGCAGACGATAGATGTAGATGTCAGGGATTACCTTCCTGAAGGAGATATAGAAAAGGCTCAGGATTAAATATTTATTATATTCGTGTTACAATTCGAAGCAATATGGCGATGATAAAATGCACAGAATGCGGAAGGGATATTTCAGACCAGGCGTCTACTTGTCCAGCTTGCGGCATACAACTAAAGGAGATCGCAGTAGAGACGACTAAACCTGTGACAATAGAGTTGACTAGTAAGAAGTGGAAGGTGATAAAGCTTTTTGCATGGCCAGCAGTGATTCTTGGTTTCCTTTGGTATATATCAGGAATGCAACAACCTGTACCCCCAACTTCTTCAGGGGTTGGTGCAATGTTCCTCTTTTTTGGAATAATCGGATTAATAGTTGCAAAGCTTGGAGCTTGGTGGACAAATAAATAATTTCTTATGAAAACCCGCATTACCCTCATCTCCGCATTACTCCTCCTTCCAATGATTGCCTCAGCATTCACGCTTTCCGACGTGCAGAACTCTGACTTCTGGCCGGGATTCTGGCAGGGACTTACCTTACCATTCCGTCTCTTCTTGCGCTTCTTCATGCATGATCTCGTTATCTTCGAGCCCGCACGCGCTATCTGGTGGTACCACGTCGGATTCCTCGTAGGAGTCTTCGCAATCTTCACCGGAGGACATCATTCAGCAAAATAAAACATCGGCCACTAGTGGCCGATGTGTTTTGTTATTGCCGTGAGCTCACGGCCGCCGCGCATTCGTAGATGCGCATTTCATGCGGGGAAAGAGCGAAATCGTCGAGTGTGAGGCCAAGGTGTCCGAGCATTCTTGCTGTCTCTTTCTTGAGACCTCGTCCGAGATTTTCTTTCACGTAATGTTCGATGATGGAAGGCTGGATGGGGAGGACTCCGAGGTT
This region includes:
- a CDS encoding zinc-ribbon domain-containing protein, translated to MAMIKCTECGRDISDQASTCPACGIQLKEIAVETTKPVTIELTSKKWKVIKLFAWPAVILGFLWYISGMQQPVPPTSSGVGAMFLFFGIIGLIVAKLGAWWTNK